In Elusimicrobiota bacterium, a genomic segment contains:
- the rpsO gene encoding 30S ribosomal protein S15 — MITKENRTEIIKKFAPQAGDTGSPAVQVALLTERIKGLSSHLKTHKKDYSSQMGLLGLVGQRRRLLSYLKRRDLNAYGSILKSLDLRK; from the coding sequence ATGATAACCAAGGAAAATAGGACTGAAATAATCAAGAAATTCGCGCCGCAGGCCGGAGACACCGGAAGCCCCGCGGTGCAAGTGGCCCTTTTGACGGAGCGGATCAAGGGACTCTCTTCCCATCTCAAAACCCACAAAAAGGATTACTCCTCTCAAATGGGTTTGCTGGGCCTGGTGGGCCAGCGGCGGCGCCTTCTCTCTTACCTTAAGAGACGAGATCTGAACGCCTACGGCAGCATCCTTAAATCTCTAGACCTGAGGAAATAA